A region from the Aegilops tauschii subsp. strangulata cultivar AL8/78 chromosome 5, Aet v6.0, whole genome shotgun sequence genome encodes:
- the LOC109757534 gene encoding uncharacterized protein gives MEMEMGMDFLWPHHHQHPPPPLPPSSQVPDAFSYYFYYPPFAAAAAATTDNPTPPAVSRSRASRSRAVVRKDRHSKICTAGGMRDRRMRLSLDVARRFFALQDKLGFDKASKTVQWLLDRSTAGINHLAASMSLSEEDGSVLLDQDNNDHAMAMAADAETNKQQEQMPKARRSPAPAAPRKKSKNGGAPVLLPDKKASRARARQRARERTERNRLRSEAPAPAPAPAGQPVVPAAACSNNYYEDGEQEPWELGGVVFAKPRIQY, from the coding sequence ATGGAAATGGAAATGGGGATGGACTTTCTTTGGCCTCACCACCATCaacaccctcctcctcctcttcctccttcctcACAAGTACCAGATGCCTTCTCCTACTACTTCTATTACCCTCCGTTcgccgcggccgcggccgccACGACGGACAACCCAACGCCTCCGGCAGTTTCAAGGTCAAGGGCGTCAAGATCGAGGGCGGTGGTGAGGAAAGACAGGCATAGCAAGATATGCACGGCGGGGGGGATGAGGGACCGGCGGATGCGGCTGTCCCTGGACGTGGCCCGCCGCTTCTTCGCCCTCCAGGACAAGCTGGGCTTCGACAAGGCCAGCAAGACGGTGCAGTGGCTCCTCGACAGGTCGACGGCCGGCATCAACCACctcgccgcctccatgtccttgTCGGAGGAGGACGGGTCGGTGCTCCTGGACCAGGACAACAACGACCACGCCATGGCCATGGCGGCCGATGCTGAAACAAACAAGCAGCAGGAGCAGATGCCGAAGGCTAGGAGAAGTCCAGCTCCTGCTGCTCCAAGGAAGAAGAGCAAAAATGGCGGCGCCCCTGTTCTCCTCCCCGACAAAAAGGCGTCCAGGGCGAGGGCGAGGCAGCGGGCCAGAGAGAGAACCGAGAGGAACCGCCTCCGGTCGGaagctccggctccggctccggcgccAGCGGGGCAGCCAGTGGTTCCGGCAGCAGCCTGCAGCAACAACTACTACGAGGATGGGGAGCAAGAGCCATGGGAACTGGGAGGAGTTGTCTTTGCCAAACCACGCATCCAGTACTGA